A portion of the Candidatus Krumholzibacteriota bacterium genome contains these proteins:
- a CDS encoding sigma-54-dependent Fis family transcriptional regulator, which produces MLIRLVLIIKDKTLEKGIREYFNEANVRLESIGHLKNPFQKALRTNGDIFIVSSSLLPEPLESSISLLNDLPETPTTVVLHDSNSPEDHANLIAMGADVVLYQGLQKNILIEAVETTIYSRRNLVERPITGEGGLQKPRIETLIAHSPQMQILMEMVGKIIGTSSPILLLGETGVGKEHLARMIHAEGQRAAAPFIAVNCAALPEQLLESELFGHEAGAFTGAVRQRRGAFELAHSGTLLLDEIGELPIHMQAKLLRVLQDYEVKPVGGEKSIWVDVRVIATTNRQIEKEIEKDRFRKDLYFRLSVLSLTVPPLRERKEDIPFFVEQFIDRFSMKMNKLVEGISEEAMDALIEYSWPGNVRELINVMERAIILCQGDMITLGDLPQGIYAINHDYLSMDRIVDNLDPDWRNQQLKDVKTRVIEKVESSYLKMVLSETGGRVGEAARRAGIHPRGLYDKMRHYGLRKEDFRGDADKPDIA; this is translated from the coding sequence GTGCTGATACGTCTTGTCCTGATAATAAAGGATAAAACACTCGAAAAAGGGATACGCGAATATTTCAACGAGGCGAACGTCCGCCTCGAGAGCATCGGGCACCTGAAGAATCCTTTTCAGAAAGCGCTGCGCACGAACGGAGATATTTTCATAGTATCCTCATCGCTGCTTCCCGAACCTCTCGAGTCGTCGATCTCTCTCCTGAACGACCTTCCCGAAACGCCGACGACTGTCGTGCTCCATGACAGCAACTCACCGGAGGACCACGCGAACCTTATCGCGATGGGGGCTGATGTCGTACTCTATCAGGGATTGCAGAAGAATATACTTATCGAGGCAGTGGAGACGACGATCTATTCGAGGAGAAACCTTGTCGAGCGGCCTATCACGGGAGAAGGTGGCCTTCAGAAACCTCGAATAGAGACTTTGATCGCCCACTCGCCCCAGATGCAGATCCTTATGGAGATGGTAGGAAAGATCATAGGGACAAGCTCTCCGATCCTGCTGCTCGGGGAGACCGGAGTCGGCAAGGAGCACCTTGCCAGGATGATCCATGCCGAGGGCCAGAGGGCCGCGGCTCCCTTTATCGCCGTCAACTGCGCGGCGCTGCCGGAACAGCTCCTCGAGAGCGAACTGTTCGGACATGAGGCAGGCGCCTTTACAGGAGCGGTGAGACAGAGACGCGGCGCCTTCGAACTTGCCCACAGCGGAACGCTCCTGCTCGATGAGATAGGAGAACTCCCCATTCACATGCAGGCGAAACTTCTAAGGGTGCTTCAGGATTATGAAGTGAAACCTGTTGGAGGGGAAAAATCGATATGGGTCGACGTCAGGGTCATCGCCACGACAAACAGGCAGATAGAAAAAGAGATTGAAAAAGACCGGTTCAGAAAAGACCTTTATTTCAGGCTCAGCGTGCTTTCGCTGACTGTCCCTCCGCTCAGGGAGAGAAAAGAGGATATCCCCTTTTTCGTCGAACAGTTCATCGACCGCTTCAGTATGAAGATGAACAAGCTGGTAGAAGGGATCTCCGAAGAAGCGATGGACGCCCTGATCGAATATTCCTGGCCGGGAAACGTAAGAGAACTTATAAACGTCATGGAGAGAGCCATTATACTCTGCCAGGGCGATATGATAACTCTTGGCGACCTGCCCCAGGGAATCTACGCGATCAATCACGACTATCTGTCGATGGACAGGATCGTCGACAACCTCGATCCCGACTGGCGGAACCAGCAGCTGAAAGACGTCAAGACGAGAGTGATAGAGAAAGTCGAGAGCTCATACCTGAAGATGGTGCTATCGGAAACTGGAGGGCGCGTTGGCGAAGCGGCAAGAAGAGCCGGCATCCATCCGCGAGGTCTTTACGACAAGATGAGACATTACGGGCTGCGCAAGGAGGATTTCCGCGGCGACGCAGATAAGCCGGACATTGCATGA
- the bcp gene encoding thioredoxin-dependent thiol peroxidase yields MDLKEGQKAPAFSLPDQNGDTRKLADYSGQWILLYFYPKDDTSGCTKEACAIRDDFPRFEKLRIKVLGVSKDSVASHLKFAQKYELPFTLLSDERLDMLKKYGVWQKKKMAGREYMGIVRMSFLIDPAGKIAKVYRKVKPAEHAGEVLEDLKRLAR; encoded by the coding sequence ATGGACTTGAAAGAAGGGCAGAAGGCTCCGGCATTCAGCCTGCCGGACCAGAACGGGGATACCCGCAAGCTTGCAGACTACAGCGGCCAGTGGATCCTCCTTTATTTTTATCCTAAAGACGACACTTCCGGGTGCACGAAGGAAGCGTGCGCGATAAGGGACGACTTTCCCCGATTTGAGAAACTCAGGATCAAAGTGCTCGGTGTCAGCAAGGATTCGGTGGCGAGCCATCTTAAGTTCGCTCAAAAATACGAGCTTCCATTTACGCTTCTTTCAGATGAAAGACTCGATATGCTCAAGAAGTACGGAGTCTGGCAGAAGAAAAAGATGGCCGGCAGAGAATATATGGGAATAGTGCGGATGTCCTTTCTGATAGATCCTGCCGGGAAGATAGCGAAAGTATACCGAAAGGTGAAACCCGCAGAGCATGCGGGAGAGGTGCTGGAGGATCTAAAAAGACTTGCCCGGTGA
- a CDS encoding S-adenosylmethionine decarboxylase, which produces MSITVERTSVIREEAIRRNAWGIASAIDIYDCDADSIRDADLIRRFVVELCDLIEMKRFGETQVVHFGEDERVAGYSMVQLIETSLISAHFANQSNAVYLDVFSCKPYDPEVVREFAQKYFGGLRSELNVVLRS; this is translated from the coding sequence ATGTCAATAACGGTCGAGCGGACAAGTGTAATACGTGAGGAGGCGATCAGGCGGAATGCCTGGGGGATCGCTTCGGCGATAGATATCTATGATTGTGACGCAGATTCAATAAGGGATGCCGATCTGATCCGCAGGTTCGTAGTCGAACTGTGCGACCTGATCGAGATGAAACGTTTCGGAGAGACTCAGGTAGTGCATTTTGGTGAGGACGAACGCGTGGCGGGTTATTCGATGGTGCAGCTGATCGAGACATCTCTGATATCGGCTCATTTCGCCAACCAGTCGAACGCTGTCTATCTGGACGTGTTCAGCTGCAAACCGTACGATCCTGAGGTAGTGAGAGAATTCGCGCAGAAATACTTCGGTGGCCTCAGAAGCGAATTAAATGTTGTACTCAGAAGCTAG
- a CDS encoding alanine racemase, giving the protein MRVLRDTPPPMDEDMLRDFVGGYVEKAGSFREIAREYGSPLYILDPSVLKKRLSRFREAFSILSRPVEVYYAVKSNNMPEIAGIIAGEGAGLDVSSGRELRLALKAGAKKIMFSGPGKTDSELSAALDNSDRVTVLIDSFGELDRLGEISRKMSRTIKAGVRLTTVEDGLWRKFGIPLAKLRDFFVRSESHRFVRLEGIQFHTSWNLTPDAQTAFLGRLGGALRELPESILRKIGFIDIGGGYWPEHGEWLRAGGTPSGALRNLLSPNGPDTGSRYLLKSREIEDFVESISAAIDRDLPGMEDCAICVEPGRWLCHASMHILMTVVDLKDPDIAITDAGTNAVGWERFEHDFFPVINLSQPGVEEHRFDILGSLCTPHDLWGYSYHGRSINRGDMLLIPTQGAYTYSLRQEFIKELPKTVVASIDQSKD; this is encoded by the coding sequence ATGCGCGTCCTTCGAGATACTCCTCCTCCCATGGATGAGGATATGCTGAGAGATTTTGTCGGCGGCTACGTGGAGAAAGCCGGGTCTTTTCGTGAAATAGCGAGGGAGTACGGATCCCCGCTTTATATCCTGGATCCATCTGTCCTTAAAAAAAGATTATCCAGGTTCCGTGAGGCTTTTTCGATCCTTTCCAGACCTGTCGAGGTTTATTACGCTGTAAAGAGCAACAATATGCCTGAGATCGCCGGGATAATCGCCGGCGAGGGTGCGGGCCTCGATGTTTCAAGCGGAAGGGAACTTCGTCTGGCCCTGAAAGCCGGCGCGAAAAAGATAATGTTCAGCGGTCCAGGCAAGACAGATAGCGAGTTGTCAGCGGCGCTCGATAACAGTGACAGGGTGACTGTCCTTATCGACAGTTTCGGAGAACTCGATCGTCTCGGCGAGATATCGCGGAAGATGTCACGCACGATAAAAGCCGGTGTGAGACTGACGACTGTAGAAGACGGGCTGTGGAGAAAATTCGGCATTCCCCTGGCAAAACTGCGCGATTTTTTTGTCAGATCGGAAAGTCACCGATTCGTGCGGCTCGAGGGCATACAGTTCCATACAAGCTGGAACCTTACTCCCGATGCCCAGACTGCTTTCCTCGGCAGGCTTGGTGGCGCGTTAAGGGAACTCCCCGAGTCGATACTTCGGAAGATTGGTTTTATTGATATTGGAGGCGGTTACTGGCCCGAGCATGGGGAATGGCTGAGAGCCGGAGGGACTCCATCGGGAGCGTTGAGGAACCTTCTTTCCCCGAATGGCCCCGATACAGGATCGAGATATCTGCTGAAAAGCAGGGAGATAGAGGATTTCGTCGAGAGTATTTCCGCCGCTATTGACAGGGACCTGCCCGGGATGGAAGATTGCGCGATCTGTGTTGAACCGGGTCGGTGGTTATGCCATGCCAGCATGCACATCCTGATGACAGTCGTCGATTTGAAGGATCCCGATATCGCAATTACCGATGCCGGTACCAACGCTGTCGGATGGGAACGTTTCGAGCATGATTTCTTTCCCGTGATCAATTTATCACAACCGGGAGTGGAGGAACATCGGTTCGACATACTAGGATCGCTCTGCACTCCGCATGATCTCTGGGGCTATTCATATCACGGGAGATCGATAAATCGAGGGGATATGCTTCTTATTCCCACCCAGGGGGCATATACCTACAGTCTCAGGCAGGAGTTTATCAAGGAACTGCCGAAGACTGTCGTCGCGTCCATAGACCAATCAAAAGACTAA
- a CDS encoding CPBP family intramembrane metalloprotease, producing MNETKRMKAFLIEERLSVTVLSFTTLFLISSRFLPTSPEIPGTLSYYVILPLLVIILILRKNPLDFGLRIGLWRIWLPHVAIACALAVLLAVTASRIPAFRGFYGGTRGPAISRIALVMIDLLAVEFMFRGFILFGLKERFGGGAVLVQMMPFALLHLHKPGLEAAGCVLSGIYFGYLAWRTGSLWPVYIIHCFAALTIVLLT from the coding sequence ATGAATGAGACAAAGAGGATGAAGGCCTTTCTGATCGAAGAGCGCCTGAGTGTCACCGTCTTGTCCTTTACGACCCTGTTTCTGATCTCGAGCCGTTTCCTTCCAACCTCGCCGGAGATACCCGGCACTTTATCATACTACGTGATCCTGCCTCTGCTCGTGATCATCCTGATCCTCCGCAAAAATCCCCTTGATTTCGGCCTTCGAATCGGCCTGTGGAGGATATGGCTGCCACATGTCGCAATCGCCTGCGCTCTGGCAGTCCTCCTGGCTGTTACGGCGTCAAGGATCCCGGCATTCCGGGGATTTTACGGAGGGACGAGGGGGCCGGCGATCAGCCGGATCGCGCTTGTCATGATCGATCTGCTCGCCGTTGAATTCATGTTCCGGGGTTTCATCCTCTTCGGCTTAAAGGAGAGATTCGGCGGGGGAGCGGTTCTTGTACAGATGATGCCTTTCGCGCTGCTCCATCTCCACAAGCCGGGACTGGAAGCAGCTGGCTGTGTTCTTTCGGGGATTTATTTCGGATACCTCGCCTGGCGCACCGGCTCGTTATGGCCGGTATATATCATCCACTGTTTTGCCGCCCTGACCATCGTATTACTCACTTAA
- a CDS encoding GNAT family N-acetyltransferase produces MLYSEASGDKTGNLKIRINTDLEEAARLWIGLSLPTDLFGCWQIRNSFHESFGRPLHMVVAERGGKVCGFLALSRIEEEDYFGAFPGETWNGQTWLEQNTMPSSSADVAAALWDAAPENTVVRYVEQAIASGIADAEIDETGYLFHPSDYNWDFDEYWKTFSGKSRKRLSREIGSLGDIVIGPSEKIAGDIEWMFRVNIAEFGNLSYFSDYRFVEAFEKMIGWLSSSGMLRVTTATIGGVRAAVDLGAVFNSRYTVMAGATSPEFPGIAKAINLYHIRVSCQERFSQTDFLCGDFGWKERFHLTPRPLYVLSTRSAGYRLTVAAEGKDRCV; encoded by the coding sequence ATGTTGTACTCAGAAGCTAGCGGTGACAAGACGGGCAATTTAAAAATCAGGATAAACACAGATCTGGAAGAGGCTGCCAGATTGTGGATAGGCCTGTCTCTCCCTACAGATCTCTTCGGATGCTGGCAGATCAGGAATTCCTTTCATGAAAGCTTTGGCCGACCACTTCATATGGTCGTGGCCGAAAGGGGCGGGAAGGTCTGCGGTTTTCTCGCGCTGAGCAGGATCGAGGAAGAGGATTATTTCGGCGCGTTTCCCGGTGAGACCTGGAATGGCCAGACCTGGCTGGAACAGAATACCATGCCTTCTTCCTCGGCAGATGTGGCGGCAGCCCTCTGGGATGCGGCGCCGGAAAATACTGTTGTCCGGTATGTCGAGCAAGCGATCGCTTCCGGCATCGCCGATGCCGAGATCGATGAAACGGGGTATCTCTTTCATCCTTCCGATTACAACTGGGATTTCGATGAATACTGGAAGACCTTTTCCGGTAAATCGAGGAAACGTCTCTCGCGCGAGATAGGGTCTCTGGGCGATATCGTCATCGGGCCGAGTGAAAAGATAGCGGGCGATATCGAGTGGATGTTCCGCGTAAATATCGCTGAATTCGGGAATCTCTCTTATTTTTCCGATTACAGGTTCGTCGAAGCTTTTGAAAAGATGATCGGATGGTTATCGTCTTCGGGGATGCTCAGGGTGACAACGGCTACTATAGGCGGAGTAAGGGCGGCGGTCGACCTGGGAGCTGTCTTTAATTCCCGTTATACCGTAATGGCGGGAGCCACTTCGCCGGAGTTTCCCGGAATCGCCAAGGCTATCAATCTCTACCATATCCGGGTCAGCTGCCAGGAAAGGTTCAGCCAGACTGACTTTCTCTGCGGTGATTTCGGATGGAAGGAGAGGTTTCATCTTACGCCGAGGCCACTGTACGTACTAAGCACGCGATCTGCCGGGTACCGGTTGACGGTGGCGGCGGAAGGGAAGGATCGATGTGTCTGA
- a CDS encoding EamA family transporter yields the protein MEEKEKLSRRGLAHLSIVYLVWGSTYLAIRVAVREGSGFPPFTMALMRVIAASAILLLWALSRGERVRPSRSELGILAGSGILLWVGGNGLVSWAEMRVSSGLAALLVAAMPIWGACINCVVDKNLPGWKISGAILSGFIGVGVLSWPVLSRGTTADVLSVIALLLAPLAWATGSIWLQRRKLGLGDRAMSGWQQLLGGAGLLVFVILRGEPFPAPTAEAWAAWGYLVLLSSVICFTSYLTTLRLLPYQVVMTYAYVNPVIAVFLGWLILKEDVSWWTITGAALVVASVVGIFKNRK from the coding sequence ATGGAAGAAAAAGAAAAACTAAGCAGGAGAGGGCTTGCTCACCTCTCGATCGTATATCTTGTCTGGGGTTCGACCTATCTCGCGATACGAGTCGCGGTAAGGGAAGGGTCCGGATTTCCCCCCTTCACCATGGCGTTGATGAGAGTGATCGCAGCTTCGGCGATCCTCCTTCTCTGGGCTCTTTCGCGCGGAGAAAGAGTACGTCCTTCCCGAAGCGAACTCGGGATCCTCGCCGGAAGCGGGATCCTCCTCTGGGTCGGCGGCAACGGGCTGGTAAGCTGGGCGGAGATGCGAGTCTCATCGGGCCTTGCCGCTCTGCTCGTAGCGGCGATGCCTATATGGGGAGCCTGCATAAACTGCGTTGTCGACAAAAATTTGCCGGGATGGAAGATCTCCGGGGCTATTTTAAGCGGCTTTATCGGTGTGGGAGTCCTCTCCTGGCCCGTCCTGAGCCGGGGGACGACCGCTGACGTACTCTCTGTGATCGCTCTGCTTCTTGCTCCTCTCGCCTGGGCTACCGGCTCGATATGGCTTCAGCGGCGTAAACTCGGCCTTGGCGACCGGGCCATGTCGGGATGGCAACAGTTGCTCGGTGGAGCGGGGCTTCTTGTCTTCGTCATCCTGCGAGGCGAACCTTTCCCCGCACCGACCGCGGAAGCGTGGGCCGCCTGGGGATACCTTGTACTGCTCAGTTCGGTGATATGCTTTACTTCTTACCTGACGACGCTTCGGCTTCTTCCATACCAGGTAGTGATGACCTACGCCTACGTCAACCCGGTCATCGCTGTATTCCTCGGCTGGCTCATCCTGAAAGAGGATGTCTCGTGGTGGACAATCACAGGGGCTGCGCTGGTAGTAGCAAGCGTCGTGGGGATCTTCAAGAACAGAAAATGA
- a CDS encoding B12-binding domain-containing radical SAM protein: protein MRLLMINPSNPYVSMVKIKESRWNRYRVWKPLSLMVLAGMTPPEWEITVIDENFGIPDYQSMPRPDLVAVTAFTSQANRAYAVASYFEKAGVPVVIGGIHVTMCLEEAMEQVNSVVTGEAESIWGEVLEDAKEGRLKRRYDGGLAAPKDIPVADHGIFDSGYAFGSIQTTRGCPLNCSFCSVSAFNGVHYRLRPVDDVVREFGKIKEKRVLVVDDNIIGTRPEHIARAKELFRAMIDAGLKKEWIAQTTINFADDEELLDLAARAGCSGVFIGFESVKPEGLIEVGKKFNLLNNRDFHESVKRIHRHNILVVGSFIIGLNVDEPGIGRYVADSASRYGVDSISALFLTPLPGTRLWDEMESEGRIVLDNFPEDWKYYTLTFPVARYKNFSLDSILREMEVCTRTFYSLPRIFLRVWDNVWHRRKPWISIMGNLSYRGNILLSRKLYGEYVDDVSRRFS, encoded by the coding sequence ATGCGCCTTCTCATGATCAATCCTTCGAATCCTTACGTAAGCATGGTAAAGATCAAAGAGAGCCGTTGGAACCGCTATCGCGTCTGGAAACCTCTCAGCCTGATGGTCCTCGCGGGAATGACGCCGCCTGAATGGGAAATAACCGTAATCGATGAAAACTTCGGGATACCCGACTATCAATCGATGCCTCGCCCCGACCTTGTCGCTGTCACAGCCTTTACTTCCCAGGCCAATCGCGCCTATGCCGTCGCGTCTTACTTCGAAAAAGCCGGTGTTCCAGTAGTGATCGGCGGGATCCACGTGACGATGTGTCTGGAAGAAGCGATGGAGCAGGTCAATTCTGTCGTAACGGGAGAAGCTGAAAGCATCTGGGGTGAGGTCCTCGAAGACGCGAAAGAAGGCAGGCTGAAGCGCCGCTATGACGGCGGCCTTGCCGCTCCAAAAGATATACCTGTTGCCGACCATGGCATATTCGATTCAGGATACGCGTTCGGATCGATCCAGACGACACGCGGCTGCCCGCTCAACTGCAGTTTCTGCAGCGTCTCGGCATTCAACGGCGTTCATTATCGCCTGAGGCCCGTTGACGATGTGGTTCGCGAATTCGGAAAGATCAAGGAAAAACGAGTACTCGTAGTCGATGATAATATCATCGGCACACGCCCGGAGCATATCGCCCGGGCGAAGGAACTTTTCCGCGCGATGATAGATGCCGGCCTGAAGAAGGAATGGATCGCCCAGACTACGATCAACTTCGCTGATGACGAAGAACTCCTCGATCTCGCCGCGAGGGCGGGGTGCAGCGGAGTCTTTATCGGATTCGAATCGGTCAAGCCGGAAGGCCTGATCGAGGTCGGCAAGAAATTCAATCTTCTCAATAACCGCGACTTTCACGAATCGGTAAAACGGATACACAGACATAACATCCTCGTCGTCGGCTCTTTTATCATCGGCCTTAACGTCGACGAACCAGGTATCGGCAGATATGTAGCAGACTCGGCAAGCCGGTACGGCGTGGACAGTATCAGTGCCCTGTTTCTTACCCCCCTTCCGGGAACGCGCTTATGGGATGAGATGGAGTCCGAGGGTCGAATCGTGCTCGACAACTTCCCGGAGGACTGGAAATACTACACATTGACATTCCCCGTGGCCAGGTATAAAAATTTTTCGCTCGACAGCATCCTCCGGGAAATGGAAGTCTGCACGCGGACCTTCTACAGCCTGCCCCGCATCTTTCTAAGGGTCTGGGACAATGTCTGGCACCGCCGGAAACCATGGATCAGCATAATGGGTAATCTGTCGTACAGGGGAAATATCCTGCTCAGCCGGAAGTTATACGGGGAGTATGTAGATGACGTCTCCCGCAGATTCTCATAA
- a CDS encoding RNB domain-containing ribonuclease has product MNSNEHRKILQDIARRAMIDRGLLPDFSPEALAQLDGIKVPATAARTAVRDLTGLLWSSIDNDDSLDLDQLTVAEVMAGDDIRIFVAIADVDSVVRKGSAIDSHARSNTTSVYTPAVIFPMLPEKLSTDITSLNYDSDRLAIVVEILIGNDGAVKDSDIYPSLVRNKAKLAYNSIAAWLEGKEDAPEAVAAVDGLDENLRSQDRAARRMRELRHSQGALSFETINSRPVFAGEKLSDFGVEHKNAATSIIEDFMIAANGITARYLASRGFPSIRRVVREPKRWDRIVMLAADHKYDLPRDPDAKALDRFLLKEKAADPLRFPDLSLAIIKLMGPGEYVAELPGGKSPGHFGLAVKAYAHSTAPNRRYPDLITQRLLKAALSGDTTPYSVDEIDALAKHCSEKENEAEKVERLVNKSAAALLLKPRIHEKFEALVTGASEKGTWVRLLKIPVEGKLISGSSGLDVGSRVRVELTGVDVERGFIDFARVGR; this is encoded by the coding sequence ATGAATTCAAACGAGCACCGTAAGATATTACAGGATATCGCCCGGCGGGCGATGATAGACCGCGGCCTACTGCCCGACTTTTCGCCTGAAGCGCTTGCCCAGCTCGACGGGATCAAGGTTCCCGCAACTGCTGCTAGGACGGCTGTTCGCGATCTCACCGGTCTGTTATGGTCATCGATAGATAATGATGATTCTCTGGACCTCGACCAGCTGACCGTTGCCGAGGTCATGGCGGGAGACGATATCAGGATCTTCGTAGCGATCGCCGACGTGGATTCTGTTGTCAGGAAAGGATCGGCGATCGACAGCCACGCCCGAAGCAATACGACCTCGGTCTATACGCCGGCCGTGATATTTCCGATGCTTCCCGAGAAGCTCTCTACCGATATCACTTCGCTCAACTACGATTCCGACCGTCTGGCTATAGTCGTCGAGATATTGATCGGCAATGACGGAGCGGTTAAAGACTCGGATATCTATCCATCTCTTGTGCGTAATAAGGCGAAGCTGGCATACAACAGTATTGCCGCCTGGCTCGAGGGGAAGGAAGATGCGCCCGAAGCTGTTGCCGCGGTCGACGGGCTAGATGAGAATCTGCGCTCGCAGGACCGGGCCGCGCGGCGCATGAGGGAACTGCGGCACTCTCAGGGGGCGCTAAGTTTCGAGACAATAAATTCGAGACCTGTTTTCGCGGGCGAAAAGCTTAGTGATTTCGGAGTGGAGCATAAGAACGCAGCGACTAGTATCATAGAAGATTTCATGATCGCGGCCAACGGGATTACCGCCAGATATCTCGCTTCCAGAGGATTTCCCTCGATCCGCCGCGTGGTCCGTGAACCTAAACGATGGGACCGGATAGTGATGCTCGCGGCAGATCATAAATACGATCTGCCTCGCGACCCGGACGCGAAAGCGCTGGACAGGTTTCTCCTGAAGGAGAAGGCTGCCGACCCTCTTCGATTCCCCGACCTTTCCCTTGCCATCATCAAACTGATGGGGCCGGGAGAATACGTCGCCGAACTTCCAGGTGGCAAGTCTCCGGGGCATTTTGGCCTTGCCGTCAAAGCCTACGCGCATTCAACAGCGCCTAACCGCCGCTATCCCGACCTGATCACCCAGCGACTTTTAAAGGCGGCGCTCTCCGGCGATACGACTCCCTATAGCGTGGACGAAATTGATGCTCTGGCGAAACACTGCAGCGAAAAAGAGAATGAGGCCGAAAAGGTAGAGAGGCTCGTCAACAAATCGGCGGCGGCGCTTCTCCTCAAGCCCAGGATCCACGAGAAATTCGAAGCGCTCGTGACGGGGGCTTCGGAGAAGGGAACATGGGTAAGGCTTCTCAAGATACCGGTCGAGGGAAAGCTCATCAGCGGTTCAAGCGGACTGGATGTCGGCTCGCGTGTACGTGTAGAGCTCACCGGTGTGGACGTAGAGAGAGGTTTCATCGATTTCGCGAGGGTTGGCAGATGA
- a CDS encoding ATP-grasp domain-containing protein yields the protein MSESRVLVVGATRDYISYIQENLPGRSVFLTDPSEYPSDQPLATPGDFHLIHPLHEREAVLRKVDASLEKSGLTIGGVACFDCESLLLASELAGGYNNFSDKDAIIRCRDKFLSKKAWESRGVDCPKAAMVKSAEEAVSFFFSIGGPIVLKPAILSGSELTFKCLDERGTRDAFDVISQGLERKRPDPAFDRDGLLGDGAVLCEEWIEGPEYSVDFIHSKGKLDIVRVARKHLLPGEPAGTVLAYELPAPDFPLTLSRFSELLRPAIESLRLGRCMGMADFFIRDGRPYFLEITPRPAGDCLPQMIKSSSGLDMISAQIDFAAGGEVKVPEKERWDHLVGLRVHSRSEGRFRSVSVRSDTLPQEIIEVSWLKKPGDSIKLPPEDYGSWLIGHMIFRPLSGIDVGSQVKQVREAVELEIEQEINDAKKRKLSHQPL from the coding sequence GTGTCTGAATCGCGCGTTCTGGTAGTCGGAGCTACCCGCGACTATATCAGTTATATCCAAGAGAATCTTCCCGGCAGATCGGTATTTCTGACCGATCCTTCCGAATACCCGAGTGATCAGCCCCTGGCGACGCCAGGCGATTTTCATCTTATCCACCCCCTTCATGAGAGGGAAGCTGTTCTGAGAAAGGTCGATGCCTCACTTGAAAAATCCGGCCTGACGATCGGTGGCGTGGCCTGTTTTGACTGTGAATCGCTTCTTCTCGCCTCGGAACTGGCCGGGGGGTATAATAATTTCTCGGATAAGGATGCTATAATCAGATGCCGCGACAAATTTCTTTCCAAGAAAGCATGGGAGTCACGTGGAGTCGACTGTCCGAAAGCCGCCATGGTAAAGAGCGCAGAAGAAGCTGTATCGTTTTTTTTCTCGATCGGCGGGCCGATAGTCCTTAAGCCGGCGATCCTCAGCGGAAGCGAACTTACTTTCAAGTGTCTCGATGAGCGGGGAACGCGGGATGCTTTCGACGTGATATCCCAGGGGCTTGAGCGAAAGAGGCCCGATCCGGCTTTTGACAGGGACGGTCTTCTTGGCGATGGAGCGGTCCTGTGCGAAGAGTGGATCGAAGGCCCCGAGTACAGTGTCGATTTTATTCATTCGAAAGGAAAGCTTGATATCGTACGCGTGGCGAGAAAGCATCTCCTTCCGGGGGAACCGGCAGGGACGGTGCTGGCGTACGAACTACCCGCCCCCGATTTTCCACTGACTCTTTCCCGCTTCAGTGAATTGCTCAGGCCGGCAATAGAATCTCTCCGGCTCGGGCGGTGCATGGGGATGGCTGACTTCTTTATTCGCGACGGCAGGCCGTATTTCCTGGAAATAACCCCTCGCCCGGCGGGGGATTGCCTGCCCCAGATGATAAAGTCGAGCAGTGGGCTTGATATGATCTCGGCGCAGATCGATTTTGCCGCGGGGGGAGAGGTGAAGGTGCCGGAAAAGGAACGGTGGGATCATCTTGTCGGTCTTCGGGTGCATTCACGCTCGGAGGGCCGTTTCAGATCGGTCAGTGTCAGGAGCGATACTCTGCCGCAGGAGATAATCGAAGTCAGCTGGCTGAAAAAACCTGGAGACAGCATAAAACTGCCTCCAGAGGATTATGGCAGCTGGCTGATCGGACATATGATCTTCAGGCCTCTATCCGGGATCGACGTCGGATCCCAGGTGAAACAGGTGCGGGAAGCTGTTGAACTCGAGATCGAACAGGAAATCAACGATGCAAAAAAACGAAAACTGTCCCACCAGCCGCTATGA